One part of the Helicobacter cetorum MIT 99-5656 genome encodes these proteins:
- a CDS encoding TonB-dependent receptor family protein, translating into MNNYLKVKAPSFLALGALTFFSFGSFVDAKYKHHTLQKVTTTEQKFSSTAPLSWQSEEVRDSTNSRTVISNKQLKKTGNLNIESALQNVPGLQIRDATGTGVLPKISVRGFGGGGNGHSNTGMILVNGIPIYGAPYSNIELAIFPVTFQSVDRIDVIKGGTSVQYGPNTFGGVVNIITKEIPKEWENQAAERITFWGRSSNGNFIDPKEKGKPLAQTLGNQMLYNTYVRTAGMLGKHVGISAQANWINGQGFRQNSPTGVQNYMFDAVYKINATNTLKAYYQYYKYYSYHPGTLSAQDYDYNRFTNNRPYNQDGGRAKRFGAVYQNYFGDPDNGVGGDFKFTYFTHDMSRDFGFSNQYKSVYMSSQNKLLPFKGKGKISATNPNCGLYSYSDTSSPCWEYYDNIRRFVVNAFEPKLNLVVNTGKVRQTFNMGMRFLTEDLYRRSTTRKKPNEPSNGFDKGNSLNNFNNYTSVYVSDEININNGMFTITPGLRYTFLNYEKKDVPPFKAGQVPKTIKERYNQWNPAVNVGYKPIKELLLYFNYQRSYIPPQYSNVGNFVGTSTDYFQIFNVMEGGGRYYFNDKVSFNGNYFVIFANHYFTGRYGDNREPVNARSQGVELELYYTPIRGLNLHAAYTFIDANITSHTMVTNPAQPKGAKKDIFGKKLPFVSPHQFVLDASYTYAKTTIGLSSFFYSRAYTDVLNTVHFTEYAPTIKNGAITTRTAGMMPWYWVWNLQISSTLWEHKRQSISASLQINNIFNMKYWFGGVGTSPNGKEAAPPRSITAYVNYNF; encoded by the coding sequence ATGAATAATTATCTGAAGGTAAAAGCCCCTTCCTTTTTGGCATTGGGTGCGCTTACCTTTTTTTCTTTTGGCTCTTTTGTTGATGCAAAATATAAGCATCACACTTTACAAAAAGTTACGACAACTGAGCAAAAATTTAGCTCAACCGCTCCACTTTCTTGGCAAAGTGAAGAAGTGCGTGATTCCACAAACTCTCGCACCGTGATTTCAAACAAACAACTTAAAAAAACCGGTAATTTGAATATTGAGAGTGCTTTACAGAATGTTCCGGGACTTCAAATTAGAGATGCAACAGGCACTGGGGTGTTACCTAAAATCTCCGTGCGTGGTTTTGGTGGGGGCGGTAATGGGCATAGTAATACGGGCATGATTTTGGTTAATGGTATTCCTATTTATGGAGCTCCGTATTCTAATATTGAATTGGCTATTTTTCCTGTAACCTTTCAATCAGTGGATAGGATTGATGTGATTAAGGGTGGCACAAGCGTTCAATATGGGCCTAACACTTTTGGGGGTGTGGTGAATATCATCACTAAAGAAATTCCTAAAGAGTGGGAGAATCAGGCGGCTGAACGCATTACTTTTTGGGGGCGTTCATCTAATGGGAACTTTATTGACCCCAAAGAAAAGGGTAAGCCACTAGCTCAAACTCTAGGTAATCAAATGCTCTATAACACTTATGTGCGAACCGCTGGTATGTTGGGTAAGCATGTAGGAATTAGTGCACAAGCTAACTGGATTAATGGGCAAGGATTCAGACAAAATAGTCCTACGGGGGTGCAAAACTACATGTTTGATGCTGTGTATAAGATTAATGCCACAAACACTCTTAAGGCGTATTATCAATATTATAAATACTATTCTTATCATCCAGGAACCTTGAGTGCACAAGATTATGACTATAACCGCTTCACGAATAATCGCCCCTATAATCAAGATGGGGGACGAGCCAAACGCTTTGGAGCTGTGTATCAAAACTACTTTGGAGACCCAGATAATGGGGTGGGGGGCGATTTTAAATTCACTTATTTTACGCATGATATGAGTAGGGATTTTGGTTTCTCCAATCAATATAAAAGTGTGTATATGAGCAGCCAAAACAAGCTTCTACCCTTCAAGGGCAAGGGGAAAATCAGTGCAACTAACCCCAATTGCGGCTTGTATTCTTATAGCGACACAAGCAGTCCTTGTTGGGAATATTATGACAATATCCGCCGCTTTGTGGTGAATGCTTTTGAACCAAAGCTTAATTTGGTGGTTAATACAGGAAAGGTGAGACAAACTTTCAATATGGGTATGCGATTTCTCACTGAGGATTTATACCGCCGCTCCACTACAAGAAAAAAACCTAATGAGCCTAGCAATGGATTTGATAAAGGAAATTCGCTGAATAATTTCAATAATTATACTTCAGTCTATGTTAGCGATGAAATTAATATTAACAATGGCATGTTTACGATTACGCCGGGATTGAGATACACTTTCTTAAATTATGAAAAAAAAGATGTTCCGCCTTTTAAAGCAGGTCAAGTTCCAAAAACGATTAAAGAGCGTTACAATCAATGGAATCCTGCTGTGAATGTCGGCTATAAACCCATTAAGGAGCTGTTGCTCTATTTCAACTATCAAAGAAGTTATATTCCGCCACAATATAGCAATGTGGGTAATTTTGTCGGCACAAGCACAGATTATTTTCAAATCTTTAATGTCATGGAGGGTGGCGGACGCTACTATTTTAATGACAAAGTGAGTTTTAATGGGAATTACTTTGTCATTTTTGCTAACCACTACTTTACCGGACGCTATGGAGATAATAGAGAGCCAGTTAATGCTCGCTCACAAGGTGTGGAGTTGGAGCTATATTACACACCCATTAGGGGACTAAACCTTCATGCGGCTTACACTTTTATAGATGCTAATATCACAAGCCATACTATGGTAACTAATCCTGCTCAACCTAAGGGGGCTAAAAAGGATATTTTTGGTAAAAAACTTCCTTTTGTAAGTCCACACCAATTTGTCTTAGACGCCAGCTATACTTATGCTAAAACAACCATTGGGTTAAGTTCTTTCTTTTACAGCCGAGCTTATACTGATGTGTTAAATACCGTCCATTTTACTGAATATGCACCCACCATTAAAAATGGAGCTATTACGACTAGGACAGCTGGTATGATGCCATGGTATTGGGTGTGGAATTTACAAATTTCTAGCACTCTGTGGGAACACAAACGCCAAAGCATTAGTGCAAGCTTGCAAATCAATAATATTTTTAACATGAAATATTGGTTTGGTGGGGTAGGCACTAGTCCTAATGGTAAAGAAGCTGCTCCTCCTAGAAGTATTACAGCGTATGTGAATTATAATTTTTAA
- the rsmD gene encoding 16S rRNA (guanine(966)-N(2))-methyltransferase RsmD: protein MSNYQLAKSFKIIGGVCKGLSLNLPKISSTRPTKAIVRESFFNTLQTEIRGTHFVEVFSGSASMGLEALSRGAKSAVFFEQHKSAYTTLLENISLVKNRLKDTIRIQTFCDDAFKHLPLLPLKDDVLNIIYLDPPFETSGFLGIYEKCFQALECLLKHNNNKNLLVVFEHESVYKMPKNLVTLAIIKQKKFGKTTLTYFQKG from the coding sequence ATGTCAAATTATCAACTAGCGAAAAGTTTTAAGATTATCGGGGGAGTTTGTAAGGGCTTAAGCTTGAATTTGCCAAAAATTTCTAGCACACGCCCGACTAAAGCAATTGTAAGAGAATCGTTTTTTAATACTTTGCAAACAGAAATTCGTGGGACTCATTTTGTAGAAGTGTTTTCAGGTAGTGCTTCTATGGGCTTAGAAGCTCTGAGTAGGGGGGCAAAAAGTGCTGTATTTTTTGAGCAACATAAGAGCGCCTACACTACGCTTTTAGAAAATATTTCTTTGGTTAAAAACCGCCTAAAAGATACAATTCGCATTCAAACATTTTGTGATGATGCTTTCAAGCATTTACCCTTACTGCCCTTAAAAGATGATGTTTTAAACATTATTTATTTAGACCCACCTTTTGAAACAAGCGGATTTTTGGGGATTTATGAAAAATGTTTTCAAGCTTTAGAATGTTTGCTTAAACACAACAATAACAAAAATCTTTTAGTTGTCTTTGAGCATGAGAGTGTGTATAAAATGCCTAAAAATCTTGTAACTTTAGCTATAATCAAGCAAAAAAAGTTTGGAAAAACTACTTTAACTTACTTTCAAAAAGGATAG
- a CDS encoding outer membrane beta-barrel protein, producing MLKLHKYLLFLSTPLLCQAITSEFFIGVGYQFSHSKVSVIRDIHPSKELSILNIPPFDPNLPDAQKHILRQSIGGLKATSIASMCQQRQAICNRVNGQLLPMSVQPAYLNAMLKPDYAKMSQLLHNSRSSCGGKNKRQPNNYASAEESVCNPPKLFLEALQTVNSNLFGAIFLAKKNSSLLSKSHTDLNLVNNNLNTIINKLNALSNGLHNLISHSSFLGTATPPQTKNYSSEQINLLSQNLIKQSEVAKQVTQVLLTETNALKEAQKDPNGVKPLSFSPIMFEKPIQKTQNLSVIGNGASFKLGIMHPFWLFNIAFKNKRIFSWDYYIFLDFNYSLIPFNKEQNRMVFLGYGIGSELVWHMFSTKKKFKKKSTFGMDIYGGGGVAGNSYLLNFASYNALLRTFMNADTSATYFNAFANTGLRFAFNQNAIELDVKFPFLKHSKRLYTTALENATLKYQRHIVFSVRFIHKF from the coding sequence ATGTTAAAATTGCATAAATATCTTCTATTCTTATCAACACCCTTATTGTGCCAAGCTATCACAAGCGAATTTTTTATCGGTGTCGGCTATCAATTTTCACATTCTAAAGTAAGTGTCATTAGAGATATTCACCCTTCTAAAGAACTCTCCATTTTGAATATCCCTCCCTTTGACCCTAACTTACCTGATGCTCAAAAACACATTTTGCGTCAATCTATAGGCGGACTTAAGGCTACTAGTATTGCTTCAATGTGTCAACAACGCCAAGCTATATGCAACAGAGTTAATGGCCAGCTTTTACCCATGAGTGTCCAACCAGCTTATCTTAATGCTATGTTAAAACCTGATTACGCTAAGATGAGTCAGCTTTTACATAATTCTCGATCCTCATGCGGTGGTAAAAACAAAAGACAACCTAACAACTATGCAAGTGCAGAAGAGAGTGTTTGTAATCCCCCTAAACTCTTTCTAGAAGCCTTACAAACAGTCAATAGCAATCTTTTTGGAGCGATTTTTTTAGCTAAGAAAAACAGCTCCCTTTTGAGTAAAAGCCATACAGATTTAAATCTAGTTAATAACAATCTTAACACAATTATAAATAAACTAAATGCCCTTTCTAATGGCTTGCATAACCTTATAAGTCATAGTTCGTTTTTAGGCACCGCCACTCCACCTCAAACAAAAAACTATTCTTCAGAGCAAATTAACTTGCTTTCTCAAAATTTAATCAAGCAAAGCGAAGTTGCTAAACAAGTAACCCAAGTTTTATTAACAGAAACCAACGCTCTAAAAGAAGCTCAAAAAGACCCTAATGGCGTAAAGCCTTTGAGTTTTTCCCCCATCATGTTTGAAAAACCCATACAAAAAACCCAAAATCTCTCTGTTATAGGTAATGGTGCAAGCTTTAAATTAGGTATTATGCATCCTTTTTGGCTTTTTAATATTGCCTTTAAAAACAAGCGGATTTTTTCATGGGATTATTATATATTTTTAGACTTTAATTATTCACTCATTCCTTTCAATAAAGAACAAAACCGCATGGTTTTTTTAGGCTACGGAATAGGCAGTGAGTTAGTATGGCATATGTTTAGCACAAAGAAAAAATTTAAGAAAAAGTCTACTTTTGGTATGGATATTTATGGGGGGGGTGGAGTAGCAGGAAATTCGTATCTGCTCAATTTTGCATCATATAACGCATTATTAAGAACTTTTATGAATGCCGATACTTCCGCAACCTATTTCAATGCCTTTGCTAATACAGGATTAAGATTTGCTTTCAATCAAAACGCTATTGAACTTGATGTGAAATTTCCTTTTTTGAAGCATTCAAAACGCCTTTATACAACCGCTTTAGAAAATGCTACACTAAAATACCAACGCCATATCGTTTTTAGCGTGCGCTTTATCCATAAATTCTAA
- the rpsU gene encoding 30S ribosomal protein S21 has protein sequence MPGIKVRESDAFDEAYRRFKKQTDRNLVVTECRARRFFESKTEKRKKQKISAKKKILKRLYMLRRYESRL, from the coding sequence ATGCCAGGGATTAAGGTTAGAGAGAGCGATGCGTTTGATGAGGCTTATAGAAGATTCAAAAAACAAACCGACCGTAATTTAGTAGTAACAGAGTGTCGTGCAAGAAGGTTCTTTGAATCTAAGACCGAAAAACGCAAAAAGCAAAAAATCAGTGCGAAAAAGAAAATCTTAAAGCGTCTTTACATGCTAAGGCGCTATGAGTCAAGACTATAA
- the fliL gene encoding flagellar basal body-associated protein FliL — MTEEQENTAQQPPKKSKALLFVVIGSVVVMLLLVGVIIMLLMGNKEEAKENTPKATQEVQANPMANKSQEAKEGSNIQQYLVLGPLYAIDTPFAVNLVSQNGRRYLKTSISLEMNNEKLLNEVKVKDTAIKDTIIEILSSKSVEEVVTNKGKNKLKDEIKSHLNSFLIDGFIKNVFFTDFIIQ, encoded by the coding sequence ATGACAGAGGAACAAGAAAATACAGCACAGCAACCCCCAAAAAAAAGCAAGGCACTTTTATTTGTAGTGATTGGAAGTGTGGTGGTCATGCTTTTATTGGTGGGGGTGATTATCATGTTGCTTATGGGGAATAAGGAAGAAGCTAAGGAAAATACCCCTAAAGCTACCCAAGAAGTTCAAGCTAATCCTATGGCAAATAAGAGTCAAGAAGCCAAAGAAGGCTCTAATATCCAGCAATATTTGGTGCTTGGACCATTATATGCCATTGACACACCTTTTGCGGTGAATTTAGTCTCTCAAAATGGCAGACGCTATCTTAAAACTTCTATTTCGCTAGAAATGAATAATGAAAAACTTTTGAATGAAGTCAAGGTAAAAGACACAGCAATTAAAGACACGATTATAGAAATTTTGTCTTCTAAAAGCGTGGAAGAAGTCGTAACGAATAAAGGTAAGAACAAACTTAAAGATGAGATTAAAAGCCATTTGAATTCGTTTTTGATTGATGGCTTTATTAAGAATGTCTTTTTCACTGATTTTATCATTCAATAA
- the acpS gene encoding holo-ACP synthase: MIGVDIVSIARIEKSLKRFNTKFLERFLSENEIALCINKPSTIAGFFALKEACSKSLKVGIGKELNFLDIYISKSPKNAPLVTLSKEKMDYFKIQSLSASISHDNGFAIAVVIALYD, from the coding sequence ATGATTGGTGTGGATATTGTTTCTATCGCTCGGATAGAGAAGAGTTTAAAACGCTTTAATACGAAGTTTTTGGAGCGTTTTTTATCAGAAAATGAGATTGCCCTATGTATTAATAAGCCTAGCACTATTGCTGGATTTTTTGCTCTCAAAGAAGCTTGTTCTAAATCCCTTAAAGTAGGCATTGGTAAGGAATTGAACTTCTTAGATATTTATATCTCTAAAAGCCCTAAAAACGCCCCTCTAGTAACTCTCTCTAAAGAAAAAATGGACTATTTTAAAATCCAAAGTTTAAGTGCAAGCATAAGCCATGACAATGGCTTTGCGATAGCGGTTGTTATTGCTTTGTATGATTAG
- the accA gene encoding acetyl-CoA carboxylase carboxyl transferase subunit alpha yields MAIYLDFENHIKEIQNEIELALIRGDEDAKEILEKRLDKEVKSIYSNLSDFQKLQLARHPDRPYAMDYIDLILKDKYEVFGDRHFTDDKSIVCFIGKIGNIPAVVIGEEKGRGTKNKLLRNFGMPNPEGYRKALKMAKFAEKFNLPILMLVDTAGAYPGIGAEERGQSEAIAKNLQEFASLKVPTISVIIGEGGSGGALAIAVADRLAMMQYSIFSVISPEGCAAILWNDPSKTEVAIKAMKITPTDLKEAGLIDDIILEPSKGAHRDKLLAANTIKEYFLDSLQTIQQDSQFLEKRYQKLMSFGSFTE; encoded by the coding sequence ATGGCGATATACTTAGATTTTGAAAATCATATTAAGGAAATTCAAAATGAAATTGAATTAGCTCTCATTAGGGGTGATGAGGATGCTAAAGAAATTTTAGAAAAAAGATTAGATAAAGAAGTTAAATCCATTTATTCTAATCTAAGCGATTTTCAAAAACTCCAACTAGCAAGACACCCTGACAGACCTTACGCTATGGATTACATTGATTTAATCCTAAAAGATAAGTATGAAGTCTTTGGTGATAGGCATTTTACTGATGATAAGTCTATTGTATGTTTCATAGGTAAGATTGGTAATATTCCAGCTGTAGTTATTGGCGAAGAAAAGGGGCGAGGAACTAAAAATAAGCTTTTAAGAAATTTTGGCATGCCAAATCCCGAAGGTTATCGTAAGGCTTTGAAAATGGCAAAATTTGCTGAAAAGTTTAACTTACCTATCCTAATGCTTGTAGATACCGCTGGAGCATACCCCGGAATCGGTGCAGAAGAGAGGGGACAAAGCGAAGCAATTGCTAAAAACTTACAAGAATTTGCTTCTTTAAAAGTCCCTACTATTTCTGTCATTATTGGCGAGGGGGGTAGCGGGGGAGCATTAGCGATTGCGGTAGCTGATAGATTAGCCATGATGCAGTATTCAATTTTTAGCGTTATATCGCCAGAAGGCTGTGCGGCAATTCTTTGGAACGACCCTAGCAAAACTGAAGTGGCTATAAAAGCCATGAAAATCACACCAACAGACCTGAAAGAAGCAGGACTTATTGATGATATTATCCTAGAACCTAGCAAGGGAGCCCATAGAGACAAGCTTTTAGCCGCTAATACCATTAAGGAGTATTTTTTGGATAGCTTACAAACCATTCAGCAAGACTCTCAATTCCTTGAAAAACGCTATCAAAAGCTAATGTCTTTTGGTTCGTTTACAGAATAA
- the acpP gene encoding acyl carrier protein — protein sequence MALFEDIQAVITEQLNVDVAQVTEEAEFVKDLGADSLDVVELIMALEEKFGIEIPDEQAEKIVNVGDVVKYIEDHKLA from the coding sequence ATGGCTTTATTTGAAGATATTCAAGCAGTAATCACTGAGCAGTTGAATGTGGATGTAGCACAAGTTACCGAAGAGGCAGAGTTTGTGAAGGATTTGGGTGCAGATTCTTTAGATGTTGTAGAATTAATTATGGCATTAGAAGAGAAGTTTGGCATTGAGATTCCTGATGAGCAAGCAGAAAAGATTGTCAATGTAGGCGATGTAGTGAAGTATATTGAGGACCATAAACTAGCATAG
- a CDS encoding outer membrane protein — MKKFLKISCQLALVLSFVYAEQSGFFVSGSYEVGQAYYNDKLVIDKQPDFNRHQKQATQGFGVGIGYKQLFGQKGWAGLRYYGFYDWAEVNFGIQHFAPGSHLQANGGLNSNMNINTYGAGIDLLVNFVNLEHFSMGLYGGMGVGGTTWKPQAKNRDLVWTTTLNEEQGKRLFNGDHNANVELRNTVFQWFFNFGVRSVIYKHTGLELGFKIPMAKTPYLNMVDGDSSYKETFKRLYSFNVSYYLTF; from the coding sequence ATGAAAAAATTTCTCAAAATCTCATGCCAATTAGCCCTAGTTCTAAGCTTTGTTTATGCCGAGCAAAGCGGATTTTTTGTCAGTGGTTCTTATGAAGTCGGTCAAGCCTACTACAATGACAAGCTAGTGATAGACAAGCAACCCGACTTTAACCGCCACCAAAAGCAGGCTACTCAAGGCTTTGGGGTGGGCATAGGCTACAAACAGCTTTTTGGTCAAAAAGGTTGGGCGGGCTTACGCTACTATGGGTTTTATGATTGGGCAGAAGTGAATTTTGGCATACAACATTTTGCACCAGGTAGCCACCTACAAGCTAATGGTGGACTTAATTCTAATATGAATATCAACACTTATGGTGCAGGAATTGATTTATTAGTGAATTTTGTCAATTTAGAGCATTTTAGCATGGGGCTTTATGGTGGAATGGGTGTGGGTGGAACCACTTGGAAACCGCAAGCAAAAAATAGGGATTTAGTGTGGACAACCACCTTGAATGAAGAGCAAGGAAAACGCCTATTTAATGGAGACCACAACGCCAATGTTGAGCTGAGAAACACTGTGTTTCAGTGGTTCTTTAACTTTGGCGTGCGTTCAGTAATTTATAAACATACCGGTTTAGAACTGGGCTTCAAAATTCCTATGGCTAAAACTCCCTATCTTAACATGGTTGATGGTGATAGTAGTTATAAAGAAACCTTTAAACGCCTTTACTCATTCAATGTGTCGTATTATTTGACCTTTTAA
- a CDS encoding ribbon-helix-helix domain-containing protein, which produces MDLTNRNVKPGRKRVSVDELKRNFSVTFYLSKEEHDILKNLAAEEVESVNSFVKRHILKTIIYKKGN; this is translated from the coding sequence ATGGATTTGACAAACAGGAATGTAAAACCGGGTCGTAAGCGTGTTTCCGTAGATGAATTGAAAAGAAACTTTTCAGTTACTTTTTACTTGTCTAAAGAAGAGCATGATATTTTAAAGAACTTGGCTGCTGAAGAAGTGGAAAGTGTTAATTCATTTGTGAAGCGTCATATTCTAAAGACTATCATTTATAAGAAAGGCAATTAA
- a CDS encoding YkgB family protein: MQALKSLLEVIVKLQNVGSYLMHIAIFIIFVWIGGLKFVAYEAEGIAPFVANSPFFSFMYKFEKPEYKQHKMSEAQSMNEEMQDDPKIIENKEWHKENRTYLVSEALGITIMTLGILVLLGLWMPLLGVVGGLLVAGMTITTLSFLFTTPEVFVNQHFPWLSGAGRLVIKDLALFAGGLLIAGSDAKRYLEGKGFCLMNRSSVGIKAKNCSSGCCS; the protein is encoded by the coding sequence ATGCAAGCATTAAAATCATTACTTGAAGTCATTGTGAAACTTCAGAATGTGGGTAGCTATCTGATGCATATAGCTATCTTTATTATTTTCGTTTGGATTGGGGGACTTAAATTCGTAGCGTATGAAGCCGAAGGAATCGCCCCTTTTGTAGCGAACTCGCCTTTCTTTTCTTTCATGTATAAATTTGAAAAACCTGAATACAAACAACATAAAATGTCTGAAGCACAATCTATGAACGAAGAAATGCAAGATGACCCCAAGATTATTGAAAACAAAGAATGGCATAAAGAAAATCGCACTTACTTAGTGTCTGAAGCGTTAGGAATTACGATTATGACCTTAGGTATTTTAGTGCTATTAGGACTTTGGATGCCACTACTTGGAGTGGTTGGGGGCTTACTTGTAGCGGGAATGACTATCACCACCCTATCCTTTTTATTCACAACGCCAGAAGTGTTTGTCAATCAACATTTTCCATGGTTATCTGGGGCTGGAAGGTTAGTCATTAAAGATTTGGCTTTGTTTGCAGGTGGGCTTCTTATTGCTGGTTCTGATGCTAAACGCTACTTAGAAGGAAAAGGATTTTGTTTAATGAATCGCTCATCTGTAGGGATTAAAGCTAAAAATTGCTCTAGCGGGTGCTGCTCCTAA
- a CDS encoding beta-ketoacyl-ACP synthase II has protein sequence MRRIVVTGMGMINSLGLNKEDSFLAIAKGECGIKTIESFDASAFPVRIAGEITDFDPTEVMNPKDVKKAGRFIQLALKATREAMKDSGILDAQNKCPEELANHMGVSSGSGIGGLGNIEANSIYCFEKGPRKVNPFFITSALVNMIGGFTSIEFGIKGPNLSSVTACAAGTHAIIEAVKTILLGGADRMLVVGAESTICPVGIGGFASIKALSTRNDEPTKASRPFDKDRNGFVMGEGSGALVLEEYESAKKRGAKIYAEFAGYGESGDANHITAPAPEGEGAFRAMKMALEMAKVEVGYVNAHGTSTHYNDLYETIALRNVFGSKEKVPPVSSTKGQIGHCLGAAGALEAVISIMAMNKGILPPTINQETADPECDLDYIPNVAREKQVNAVMSNSFGFGGTNGVVIFKKA, from the coding sequence GTGCGTCGGATTGTAGTAACTGGAATGGGAATGATCAATTCGCTAGGTTTAAATAAAGAGGATTCGTTTTTGGCGATAGCCAAGGGAGAATGTGGCATTAAAACGATAGAGAGCTTTGATGCTAGTGCTTTTCCTGTGCGTATTGCTGGAGAAATCACTGATTTTGACCCTACAGAGGTGATGAACCCTAAAGATGTTAAGAAAGCAGGTCGTTTTATTCAATTGGCCTTAAAAGCTACAAGAGAAGCCATGAAAGATAGCGGGATTTTAGACGCTCAAAACAAATGTCCTGAAGAACTAGCTAATCACATGGGTGTAAGCTCTGGTTCTGGAATCGGAGGATTAGGAAATATTGAAGCTAACTCTATTTATTGCTTTGAAAAGGGTCCTAGAAAGGTGAACCCATTTTTCATTACTTCCGCTCTCGTTAATATGATTGGGGGCTTTACTTCTATTGAGTTTGGTATTAAAGGACCTAATCTATCTAGTGTAACTGCTTGTGCGGCTGGCACTCATGCCATTATTGAAGCAGTCAAAACCATTCTGCTTGGTGGGGCTGATAGAATGCTGGTTGTAGGTGCAGAATCTACTATTTGTCCCGTAGGAATTGGTGGTTTTGCAAGTATTAAAGCTCTTTCTACAAGAAATGATGAGCCTACAAAGGCTTCAAGACCTTTTGATAAAGACCGCAATGGCTTTGTTATGGGAGAGGGTTCAGGGGCTTTAGTGCTTGAAGAATATGAGAGTGCTAAAAAAAGAGGGGCTAAAATCTATGCCGAGTTTGCCGGATATGGCGAAAGTGGTGATGCTAATCATATCACAGCCCCAGCACCTGAAGGTGAAGGGGCTTTTAGAGCTATGAAAATGGCTTTAGAAATGGCTAAAGTAGAAGTGGGTTATGTTAATGCTCATGGGACTAGCACCCATTACAATGACTTATATGAAACTATCGCCCTACGCAATGTGTTTGGCTCTAAAGAAAAAGTTCCACCCGTTAGCTCTACCAAAGGGCAAATCGGACATTGCTTGGGGGCAGCGGGTGCTTTAGAAGCGGTTATTTCCATTATGGCTATGAATAAAGGAATCTTACCCCCAACCATCAATCAAGAAACAGCTGACCCCGAGTGCGACTTAGATTATATTCCTAATGTAGCTAGAGAAAAACAAGTGAATGCTGTTATGAGTAATTCATTTGGTTTTGGTGGCACTAATGGTGTCGTGATTTTTAAGAAAGCCTAG
- the fabG gene encoding 3-oxoacyl-ACP reductase FabG, whose protein sequence is MQFTGKNVLITGASKGIGAEIAKTLASMGLKVWINYRSNVEVADALKNELETQGYKAAIIKFDATSETDFTEAIQTIVESDGALSYLVNNAGIVRDKLAIKMKTEDFHHVIDNNLTSAFIGCREALKVMSKNRFGSVVNIASIIGERGNMGQTNYSASKGGMIAMSKSFAYEGALRNIRFNCVTPGFIETDMNATLKDELKADYIKNIPLNRLGSAKEVAEAVAFLLSNHSSYITGETLKVNGGLYM, encoded by the coding sequence ATGCAATTCACAGGGAAAAATGTTCTAATTACTGGAGCTTCTAAAGGCATTGGGGCAGAAATTGCAAAAACTCTTGCTTCTATGGGGTTGAAAGTATGGATAAATTATCGTAGCAATGTTGAGGTTGCTGATGCTTTGAAAAACGAGCTTGAAACCCAAGGTTACAAAGCAGCTATAATCAAATTTGATGCGACTTCTGAAACCGATTTCACTGAAGCAATACAAACCATTGTTGAAAGCGATGGGGCTTTGTCCTACTTGGTGAACAATGCGGGTATTGTGCGTGATAAGTTAGCTATTAAGATGAAGACAGAAGATTTTCATCATGTAATAGATAATAATCTTACTTCGGCTTTTATAGGTTGTAGAGAAGCCCTAAAAGTTATGAGCAAAAATCGTTTTGGAAGCGTAGTAAATATTGCTTCTATTATCGGTGAGCGAGGCAACATGGGGCAAACAAACTATTCAGCAAGTAAGGGTGGGATGATTGCGATGAGTAAATCTTTTGCTTATGAGGGAGCTTTAAGGAATATCCGTTTTAACTGTGTAACGCCCGGCTTTATAGAAACCGACATGAACGCCACTTTAAAAGATGAGCTTAAAGCGGACTATATCAAAAATATTCCCTTAAATAGACTAGGGTCTGCTAAAGAAGTGGCAGAAGCGGTAGCGTTTCTTTTGAGCAATCATTCTAGTTATATCACTGGGGAGACTCTCAAAGTCAATGGCGGACTTTACATGTAG